ATTATAACTGCCAGTTTTAAATTACtacaattagaaaataaaactcaaaaagcAGTTTTCATTCAGTAGAGAAAAGGTCTAGTTTTCTCCTTGTATGTGTTCATACTTATCAAAAGCTTTCAATGGTGCTCACCCCTGACCCTTGTTCCTGCTGCATCGGTCCTCTGAATGCCACCAGCCAGCACCATAGCCACAGCAAGCTTTACTAGATACATCCCAAACACTTGAGGGCACAAGCTGGCCAGTATTTCATTCCTTCCTGCAAAAGACAGAAAGGTCAGAAGTCATCCACAAGTCTAGAAACCTACTGACCATCTTCCTATAAGCATACTTTCCATTGTTCTAAAGTAATCAAGAGGACCAAGTCCAAATAACTAGATAGTAAGTACCTTTGTTTaggttctatttttttgtttttgtttttttttttgccagtcctgggccttggactcagggcctgagcactgtccctggcttcttcccgctcaaggctagcactctaccacttgagccgcagcgctgcttccggccgttttctgtatatgtggtgctggggaatcgaacctagggcctcgtgtatccgaggcaggcactcttgccactaggctatatccccagcccctaggttctattttttgctattctgattttgttttttgagaaaggATATGTGGCCAGACTGGGCTTggattcatgatcctcctgcctgaaCCTCCTTAAGTGCTGGAATTCCAGGAGtggaccaccatgcccagcttactaTGTTTAGGTTTTAAAGATCCCTTTCTTATTTACACCATGAAAGCAAAGTGCTTTTTACTCCTGGATACTACCTGATTACATTCTGTAACTTCATCATACATCAGAGGGAACACAGAGAGGAATGTCCTTTTCTCCTTTATCTATTAGCCCATATTATTGCTTACAATAATGTAGTGATATTTTCTATGTGGAGTAAAATTACCCCATTGTCAACAAGGAAAGGATTCAGTCCCGGACATGAATCAGATTATAATAACCTACTGGTTAAGTCCTATTAGGGAGGATTTTGTGGGTGTTCTCCAAAAGTAAAAGGGAAGGAAGTGAAAAAAATCTACCCTATGGGATTATAAtttctctgtacaacaccttaataactaCAGTAAAATGGTGTTAATTTAAAAGAATCTACCAGCATTTATTCCAGCTGTCTGAAAGTCTAAATCAAAGATTTAAGAAGATCATTGCAAAGTTGagtatggtgacacatgcctataatcctagctacacagaaggcagagGCATGAAGACAAAGGTAGCAGTGAGACCCTGTAAAACACAAAAATAGGGTTGGGAATGTAccttagtggtagagcccttgccaaGCGTTGTACCTGGCGTTTGGTTCAATTCAgaacctcaaaaagaaaaattgctaAATACAACCCCTGCAATCCAAGCTGGAGATCTTGAATTAACACTATCAATTAGTTTAAGTTCTATTTTCAGAAACACCAAAGCGCTGTCCATGAGTAAAGCCTTTTATTGAGTCACTAGGCCAGTCAGTCTACAAGCTTCTGATAAGCCTTGGTTGTACCTTTCCATGAtgtgtagtttttgtttgtttgttttttggccagtcctaggccgtgaactcagggcctgagcactgtccctggcttctttttgctcaaggctagcactctgccacttgagccacagcgccacttctggccattttctgcatatgtggtgctgagaaatcgaacccaggacctcatgtatacgaggcaagcactcttgccactaggccatattcccagccctgatgtgtAGTTttatacagactttttttttgtaatgaatcAAAGTTAGCTTTTTTGATGCTAGGGATGGAACACAAACCTCATACAGGCTGAGCATATATTATATCACTAAGGTAGACACCAaatatggcaaaaaaataaaataaaaatgaagaaaggaatgagggaaaATAGGGAGAGAGGAGTCTAAAGACTTGACCAGATAATAGATAAATTCTGGCAAGAATCTATTGATTACACATAGAAAAATAGGTCCCACTAGCAGGGATAAGAAGCTGGAAATCACCGACGCCTAAAGAGTCAGTTTTGATGAGAAAAGATAGACTGTAATTAACTTGCTAACAAGAATCATCTCAGTAGCATAGGGCACAGATTCTCATATCACGCCTGAAGGCAAATCCCAGTCCTATTATTTACTAGGGTCTGTTCTTGGGTAAGTTTTTCAGCCTTGTTTGCCTCAATTTCCTTatgataaaataaagaaaatggcatCAACAGAACTGTGTACAGACCATGACAAATTACCTACCACACAGTGGCAACTTGTTAACTATTTGCTATTTGTTTTGTATTACTTAtgcttatttctgtttttaacatTTTCTCAACTAATCAATAAACATGAAGTTAGGACAACTGTTGTATAagtgaaaagtaaaagaaagagaaagccatCATATTAAATGCGCTATCAAATTGAAAAACAATTCCTTGGATCTTGACGGTAGAAGTTTCTATGGCTGAACTATGGAAGAGAATGCATTTAGTGAACTCTTCCAACTTCCTCCTAAATTTCTGGTTCTTTACCATGTCAGTAATGTGCCTATGGTCATCGCTCTTACACCATGGCCTTCAGTTACCTCAATGAAAAAAGCTACTGTATTTGTATATGAAACTTAATAGAAACTTTGTGACCCACTCTCTTTTGAAAAGTTTTCTGTGGAAGGCACTCACTTGCATTAAGCATGACATGTTTTTCTGCCCTTTAAAAACATCTGGGAGCCGGAcgccaatggctcaggcctataacctagctactcgggaggctgaaatctgagatgaGGGTTTGAAGCTTGGCCAGgaaaggaaagcctgtaagactctttatctttaattaactacaaaaaaaaagccagaagtggagatatggtccaagtggtagagtactaccttgagcacaaaagctggaggccctgagtttttaaagcctcaggaccagcattaaaaaaaagaaaagaaacatgttgGGAACCCTCACAGATTGAAAAGGAAATGGTGATATACCCAGCCTTGCTTACAGCTACATACATTAGATCTCAGTCTTTCACTCTGCTTTTTTTCCTTagtgttttaaattatttgattAGATGACGGGAATAAATGAAGAAGAATATGAGAAACCATAAACCAAAGAAAATGGTATGTAATATAGAGACAAATATAagacgagaaaaaaaaaaaaaagaagcttcttCAATCTAAGATAACTGAGTCACCAACATGGGTTCAGATGACCCAACAGATCCCAATTCTTATATTTGTGGATCTTTCCAGAATTTAAGCTCTAAGGTCAGGGATCCTTGAGGTCAGTGCAGGTCAAAATAAAGCCTCTTGGCTCATCTTAGTGAATGCCCATAGTATCAAGaagtaagtagtagagcaccagccatgagccaaaaaaTGCTGAATGAgtgtgaggtgctgagttcaggccccaggaccaacacacacacacacacacacacacacacacaggacagcaTTCTTGTGGTGCTTTAATAAAGTTAAGTGTAAAGAGCGTTCAGCTtttatatacacagacacacataaacatatacacatacacatacaatagACACAGAGGTGAAAAAGCATCCCCCCAAGTAAGAGCAAATGTCCATAGTTAAGAAAATAGTCTTATTTTATGTTTCAGCATGTGATTATATTTGAAATAGAAGTAGTCTATTGTTTTTCTTGGAGATGCAACCAAagaagaatgagaataaaatttaGGGTTTTTTTATACATACAGGACAtttcaataaaaacaatttaaaaaaacgcTCTATGAACCCAAAGGCAGTGATGGTATATTCTATGTAATTACATTTTAGGCATACAGTCAAAATTGAAAAAGCTCTCTATATTCTCTTTGCTACTTGCACtgcttttgtggggttttttttaagtcttagtaAGTATTTTAGTAAAATGGTTAAAGAGGAAGAAATGCAGAATAAAGAAATGTCTCCTGTCCCCAAAGCATGAAATGGGAGTTAATAACTACACCATGCTTTAAAGTCTTCAGTTAAAATAAGGAGTTGTTACCAAAACTATGTGTGATAGGTTTAACAATAGGATGAGTTTTAcctttttctaaaaaaagaacTGCCTGGAACTGATGAAGGAAGGGAAATCTGTGTCTTTTGCCATTATAACATGTTTAAACaaatcattagaaatgaaaaaaaaaatcttcaggaaGAGCTTTGAGAATAAAAGCATGcaagaaaagttaaaaagaagatTATAGATAAATCCTAATGCTTTGAACTCAGCTGTGAGTTACACAGCATATAAAATTGTCTGCAAATCACAGACAGCATATTTAACTATTAAATGTGATGCCATTGATAATTATGAGCTCTGTGTCCTAAATACAAACCTGCAAAAGGATCACTCTTGTAATATTCCCAAAAGTCTTCAAATTCCTTTCGAACTTCCTCATCCATGACAATACCTGAAGACTGATCATTGTTTACTTGGACATAGTTGGCTTTAAGGACTATCTCCACCTCACAGCGCACATCTTGCTGAAAGGGCTTCCAGCGTTGCATTACAACTCCAAAGATAGTGATGTCATCACCTGGGTAAATTCATCAAAATGAGTCCAACGGTAGACTATGCATTGCTGGGCACAGACTCATGCGACCCAAGTCCAGAAATGAGAACTCCCACAGTAGGGTTTAGAGTATACATGCTCATCCAGAAAGTAATGCCCCTGCAATTTGGGGGCAAAAGAACATACCAAATTCtcagttattattttttagaaCAGGCATGTTTATCTATCTCCACAGTTAAAGATGAAGTcagtatttttgtcttttgtaatTACGTGGTGAACACATCAAATTATTGTGCTTCACTGGGAATAGTTTTCTGGCAGATTTATCAATCATGTTGGTGACATGAGCATCAGCTCAGAGGTTCACACACGTTcatctttattttcctcatttgttaatattttcttaattccctgctttaaaaaaaatgatctaaCGGAATGAACTAAGAAAGCAATAAATACCCCTTCTACATCTGTATGAAAACACAAAATCATCCAATTTGCTCCTTTTTAGTGGTTCCTACCTACCCAGAGAATACTTCCTTATCAGTGGTAGTCAGAATattagactttaaaaaatacaggtaaggctgggaatatggcctagtggcaagagtacttgcctcgtttacatgaagccctgggttcaattccccagtaccacgtatagaaaaaaaccggaagtggcgctgtggctcaagtggcagagtgctagccttgagcaaaaagaagccagggacagtgctcaggccctgagtccaaggcccaggactggccaaaaaaaaaaaaaaaatacaggtaaTTTATTGGCACATTCACAAATAGTATCTGTGCTTATAATTACATACAATGTAATACATCAACTAACAAGTACATGTGAATGCTTGGCATTCAGTACTTCAGTAATGGGACAAAGGGggcccaaacaaaaaaaaatgcataaacaATATTTCAAACAGTCTAGTATGATTCTAACAGGTTATATTTAGGCTGTATATTACTTAACTGAAGAACTTTAGACATAGAACTTATTTGTAATACTCTAAAATAATAGGGACTATGTGGAAAATGCACCTCACTGAAGAGTGGCTAAAAACAATAACTCATCAAATTTAGATTTAAATCCCAGTTCTATGCTCACTGATTATGTGACCTTGAACAAATTATACAACTTTCCTACAAAGAGGGAATAGATTTATATCATAGGACTATAATGAAAATTAGGTCAGATAATGCATGTAAATTACTTCATTCCAGATCAAGAAAATACTAAATTTTTAATAAGTACCAGCTACTGTTCTACTAACCCTCACCATTTGCacagtaccaactttattttaaaatcctaATCAAATGCTTTCATTTACTCAAGTATTCATTGAATGGCAAATTGATATGGCCATTACTACagctgttcttttttaaattgctaaTATTATGCTGTGGCACACAGAAAAGAGCCTGGATCCAGTTAGTGAATATTCATTCCTGTTCTAGTTATGTCACCTAACTCTAAGTGACCACAGACATGTCCAGCTGTCTATAAAATCACAAGCAGAGCTAGATCACTAAACTCTAGCCCAGCTCTTGGACTTCTCATCTCTTTGTCAGCTTACTCAAGGTTAATGAATCCTCTACATTCCCTTGCTAGTGaccttgggaaaaaataaaaagtgcctTTTTCTAATCAGTACTTGGGACCTCCTACACAGGCTAACAGAAGTTCCTTTTTGCGTgtatgtgctgatcctggggcttgacctcagggcctgggcactacccctgagctttttttttttttttttttctcaagactagtactctattaATTGAGCAAgagctggactttcctgcccaggctggctctgaaccatgatccttagatctcagtcccctagtaactaagattacatgaGTGAGTCATTGGCATCCAGCTTCAGAAGTTCATTCTTGCTAGGTACATGacactatagtcctagctattctagaggcTTAAGGGGGAGAATCACTTAAGCCCAGGAGTTCACACCCAGAATGAACATCATAGAAAAACTGATCTCCACAGGGAAAAATTAGGTTCATTCTTACCAGATTTGCAACTGTCTACTAAGTCATCTTCTAGGATCACTTTCATAGATCGTGGAATACTTCCAACAGATAGCCTTTGAacctaacaagaaaaaaaaacactcaacatGCTGGCTAAGTATCCAGAGGTCTACCAGTACTTAAAATTACTGTTTCCATATTTCTGGCATTACTATACAATAAAATGATGGAGACTCCAATAATTATTTTTGGAAATCACTCAGAATCAGTTTAAGAAACACCAATATGAAACTTATCCCCAAATCTTCCTTGTGGAGGATCAAAGTAAATATATGTTCCAATAacttaataacaaaattatttacCTAGAAATGAGgcatttctttcctgatttctagTTATAGAAGTCCTAGGCCAAATCATCTATTATTCATTGGTGACAGAACCTGGTTCCATTTCATGTGGACATAAGTTTAGTAAAATGACTATATTCCCAGGTTCCCTTGCACataagtgtggtcaaatgactaaaTTTTGTCTAATGACATAGACACATTATATGAGGCTGCCAAAAAATTTGCTCAAGTGGAGATTTGGTTAGATGATAGGCGCATCCACTTGTTCTTCCTTTATCCTGATCTCTGACTAGACACAATGGCTTGTAGTCACCATCTTGAACCACGACAGTGTAACAGAAGTGTGCATTAAGAATGgtagaacagggctgggaatatagcttagtggcaagagtgcttgcctcatatacatgaagccctgggttggattccctagcaccacatatatagaaaacggccagaagtggccctgtggctcaagtggtagagtgctagccttgggcaaaattagaagccagggtcagtcctcaggctctgagtccaaggctcaggactggcaaaaaaaaaaaaaaaaaagaatggtaggaTAGAAAGACTGCCATCTCCATCCTCCACAGCAAAAAGCCAACATGCTATCTCAAGTTGCTGATTTCCTATTtatttcaaggggaaaaaagaggtgCACTTTTCTCTGTTTCAAAGTATTTACATAAATACTTCATCTGGCAAAAGTAAAACTGAACCTGAATTCCAAGTGGTGCTTTTTAACAATGCTTAACTAGTTAAACCtacttttcttttgtcctttcgtTTAAGAAGTTACTATAGAATtcttaataataaattaattttaacatcATTATGTCATTCCACAATCTTCTTGTCAATGTTCTGATTAAAATGGTAATTATTCTGTGCTTTCTAAAAACTACATTTTAGTATATGCATAACAGTTTTAAGCtttgatttttctaaaaatttataATACAAGTTCATTTGTATCCATTCTATATCTATACAGAATCTATATCTCCTAATATAGCAATTTTATCACAGAGAAAACtcaaatttgttatttttctcacTTATATCACCACTTACCTGTTCTtgaatttttatttcctggtaATCTCTACACCTGGCTGGTGCAGATGAAGACAAGCCTGACATGCAAGTGAATTTTGAGGAATTGCAGCTCTCCAAGCTGGGACATGAAGATGGCCGGCAAAAGGTGTAATACTGCTCAAAGTCAGCTTTGACCACAAACACGTGCTTGCATTTGTTGCACATGTAGTCCCGCTCAAACTCTAGGACCTTCACCACACTTGTCCGAATCACTGTCCCAGTGACAGATAAGAAGTGTCCCACGTCCTTGGTTTTAGGGATGTGTTCTCTCACTAGTTCAGGACAGATGGGCAAGCCTGATGGGAAAACATCATTGACTTATTCCATGGAATATTTTTGTGGGGAGAAATTACAGGTGGAAAACCTTTGT
The nucleotide sequence above comes from Perognathus longimembris pacificus isolate PPM17 chromosome 9, ASM2315922v1, whole genome shotgun sequence. Encoded proteins:
- the Mcm9 gene encoding DNA helicase MCM9 isoform X3; the encoded protein is MNTDQVTLVGQVFESYVSEYHKNDILLILKERDEDAHYPVVVNAMTLFETNMEIGEYFNVFPNEVLTIFDSALQRSALTLLQSLSQPEDVSMKQNLHARISGLPICPELVREHIPKTKDVGHFLSVTGTVIRTSVVKVLEFERDYMCNKCKHVFVVKADFEQYYTFCRPSSCPSLESCNSSKFTCMSGLSSSAPARCRDYQEIKIQEQVQRLSVGSIPRSMKVILEDDLVDSCKSGDDITIFGVVMQRWKPFQQDVRCEVEIVLKANYVQVNNDQSSGIVMDEEVRKEFEDFWEYYKSDPFAGRNEILASLCPQVFGMYLVKLAVAMVLAGGIQRTDAAGTRVRGESHLLLVGDPGTGKLLVWKL